Proteins encoded by one window of Homoserinimonas aerilata:
- a CDS encoding sugar ABC transporter ATP-binding protein, whose amino-acid sequence MTQGPASATPVVEMNDISIGFPGVKALDGVSFRMFPGEVHSLMGENGAGKSTLIKALTGVYGIDGGSILLDGRPLSVNGPAQAQDAGISTVYQEVNLLTNLSVAENIMLGREPRRLGLIDWRATRRRAATVLEGLGLDIDPASPLSSHSLAVQQLVAIARAIDINAKVLILDEPTSSLDSDEVAELFRIIRRLKDDGVAILFVSHFLDQVYEIADRLTVLRNGTLVGEYRTDEILRIELVNKMIGKDIELLERLETRTREVAAEDDAVTVEPFLAAHDISRRGSITPTELSIMPGEVVGLAGLLGSGRTELARLLSGADRSETGSITVSGTARRLRTPRIALKNRIAYSSEDRKHEGIVEDLTVRDNIVLALQSDRGWFRPIPRKRQDELAASYISALGIRPANPDALLRNLSGGNQQKVLLARWLAVAPRLLILDEPTRGIDVGAKAEIQRLVASLAEEGMSVLFISAELEEVLRLSHRIAVMRDRRKVADFVNEDVTVGEVMRLIASGAAEGEPTAVEPDGAGTEQEGVRA is encoded by the coding sequence ATGACGCAAGGCCCCGCATCCGCCACGCCCGTGGTCGAGATGAACGACATCTCCATCGGATTCCCCGGTGTGAAGGCGCTCGACGGCGTGAGTTTCCGAATGTTCCCCGGCGAGGTGCACTCCCTCATGGGCGAGAACGGCGCAGGCAAGTCGACTCTCATCAAGGCGCTCACCGGCGTGTACGGTATCGACGGCGGCAGCATCCTGCTCGACGGTCGGCCGCTCAGCGTGAACGGGCCGGCCCAGGCGCAGGACGCCGGCATCAGCACCGTCTACCAGGAGGTCAACCTCCTCACCAATCTCTCCGTCGCCGAGAACATCATGCTCGGCCGCGAACCGCGCCGCCTCGGCCTCATCGACTGGCGCGCCACCCGCCGCCGCGCCGCCACCGTGCTCGAGGGGCTCGGCCTAGACATCGACCCGGCCTCGCCGCTCTCCTCACACTCGCTCGCCGTGCAGCAGCTGGTGGCCATCGCGCGCGCCATCGACATCAACGCGAAGGTGCTCATCCTCGATGAGCCCACCTCGAGCCTCGACTCCGATGAGGTGGCCGAGCTGTTCCGCATCATCCGCCGCCTCAAGGACGACGGCGTCGCCATCCTCTTCGTCTCGCACTTCCTCGACCAGGTGTACGAGATCGCCGACCGCCTCACGGTTCTGCGCAACGGCACACTCGTCGGCGAGTACCGCACCGACGAGATCCTGCGCATCGAGCTCGTCAACAAGATGATCGGCAAGGACATCGAACTGCTCGAGCGGCTCGAGACGCGCACGCGGGAGGTCGCGGCCGAGGATGACGCCGTCACGGTCGAACCGTTCCTGGCGGCGCACGACATCAGCAGGCGCGGCTCGATCACGCCGACCGAGCTCTCGATCATGCCCGGCGAGGTCGTCGGGCTGGCCGGTCTGCTGGGCTCCGGCCGCACCGAGCTGGCGCGCCTGCTCTCGGGCGCCGACCGTTCAGAGACGGGAAGCATCACCGTCTCCGGCACCGCCCGCCGACTGCGCACCCCGCGCATCGCACTCAAGAACCGCATCGCCTACTCCTCGGAGGACCGCAAGCACGAGGGCATCGTCGAGGACCTCACGGTGCGCGACAACATCGTGCTCGCGCTGCAGTCCGACCGCGGCTGGTTCAGGCCGATCCCGCGCAAACGGCAGGACGAGCTCGCGGCCAGCTATATCTCGGCCCTCGGCATCCGCCCCGCCAATCCGGATGCGCTGCTGCGCAATCTGAGCGGCGGCAACCAGCAGAAGGTGCTGTTGGCGCGCTGGCTCGCCGTGGCCCCGCGCCTGCTGATCCTCGACGAGCCCACCCGCGGCATCGATGTCGGCGCGAAGGCCGAGATCCAGCGGCTCGTCGCGAGTCTTGCCGAGGAGGGCATGTCCGTTCTGTTCATCTCCGCCGAACTCGAGGAGGTTCTGCGGCTCAGCCACAGGATCGCCGTCATGCGCGACCGCCGCAAGGTCGCCGACTTCGTCAATGAGGACGTCACCGTGGGCGAGGTCATGCGGCTCATCGCCAGCGGGGCGGCAGAGGGCGAACCGACAGCGGTTGAACCGGATGGCGCGGGCACCGAGCAGGAAGGGGTGAGGGCATGA
- the yjfF gene encoding galactofuranose ABC transporter, permease protein YjfF, with protein sequence MSTLLAPRPTKTPASGARSRLARLVPSSRYTSVIVTFVLLVLMFGVGSGRYRGFFSGQVVMNLFIDNAFLIVLAVGMTFVILTGGIDLSVGAVVALSTMIAASLLRDGWNPAAVIVVVLLATTGLGLLVGLVIHYFDIQPFIATLAAMFLARGLCYVISLDSISITEPFFVGLAQARIPLAPRLSITPTVIIAVLVVIVAFIVLHYTRTGRTVYAIGNGGQSAHLMGLPVSRTKILVYAISGLCSGIAGILFTLYTLSGYSLTAVGMELDAIAAVVIGGTLLTGGSGFVLGSLLGVLVLGIIQTMISFEGTLSSWWTKIVIGSLLLLFIILQRVLTARER encoded by the coding sequence ATGAGCACCCTGTTGGCCCCCCGCCCGACGAAGACGCCCGCATCCGGTGCCCGCAGTCGCCTCGCCCGACTGGTCCCCTCCTCGCGCTACACCTCGGTGATCGTCACCTTCGTGCTGCTGGTGCTCATGTTCGGCGTCGGCTCCGGCCGGTACCGCGGCTTCTTCTCCGGCCAGGTCGTCATGAACCTGTTCATCGACAACGCCTTCCTCATCGTGCTCGCCGTCGGCATGACCTTCGTCATCCTCACGGGAGGCATCGATCTCTCCGTCGGAGCCGTCGTCGCCCTGTCGACGATGATCGCGGCGAGCCTGCTGCGCGACGGCTGGAACCCGGCGGCCGTCATCGTCGTCGTTCTGCTCGCGACGACCGGCCTCGGGCTGCTGGTGGGGCTTGTCATCCACTATTTCGACATCCAACCGTTCATCGCGACGCTCGCCGCCATGTTCCTGGCGCGCGGGCTCTGCTATGTCATCAGCCTCGACTCGATCTCGATAACGGAACCGTTCTTCGTCGGCCTGGCCCAGGCGCGCATCCCGCTCGCCCCACGGCTCAGCATCACCCCGACCGTCATCATCGCCGTGCTCGTCGTCATCGTGGCGTTCATCGTGCTGCACTACACGCGCACCGGCCGCACCGTCTACGCGATCGGCAACGGCGGGCAGTCGGCGCATCTCATGGGGCTTCCCGTGTCACGCACCAAGATCCTCGTGTATGCGATCAGCGGTCTCTGCTCCGGAATCGCGGGCATCCTGTTCACGCTCTACACGCTCTCCGGTTACAGCCTCACCGCTGTCGGCATGGAGCTGGATGCGATCGCCGCGGTCGTGATCGGCGGCACACTCCTCACCGGGGGCAGCGGCTTCGTGCTCGGATCGCTGCTCGGTGTGCTCGTGCTCGGCATCATCCAGACCATGATCAGCTTCGAGGGCACCCTCAGCTCGTGGTGGACGAAGATCGTGATCGGTTCCCTGCTGCTGCTGTTCATCATCCTGCAGCGGGTGCTGACGGCGCGGGAGCGATGA
- a CDS encoding APC family permease, with product MTLPSTPPTAELAIVAPPLDGDSTQHGSHGSIGLLQGSALYIASVLGTGILVLPALAAELAGPASIVAVVAVLLLSIPLAGTFAALAARYPDAGGVATFVRLALGRTAARMAGYWFFFGVCVGAPVVATLGAQYVVGVLGGPRWMVVVVTVLIFIPPFVSNLFGLRVSGWVQLVLTGALVVIVVGVVLVSAPHGEPANFEPFLPHGWAGVGAAVSLFVWAFAGWEAVTHIAGEFRRPRRTIPLATAIAIATVGVAYLALQVVTVAVLGGGEASEVPLLDLVAVGAPGIGPISVAVIAAIVSLGVLNMYLAAFAKLGASLGRDGDLPRWMAAGAESGGVPRRALAVVAVLCFTYLAALVIRDLDLTPFILIHTSNMVAVYVLGMLAAVRLLARYTVGWWMALISVVLACGLAVLAGPNLLIPALLALAAVAVTLMRRRRTFASAISKPQV from the coding sequence GTGACTCTCCCCTCCACGCCGCCGACCGCCGAGCTCGCGATCGTCGCCCCGCCGCTCGACGGTGACTCGACGCAGCACGGCAGCCACGGCAGCATCGGGCTGCTTCAGGGCTCGGCGCTGTACATCGCCTCCGTGCTCGGCACGGGCATCCTCGTTCTCCCCGCTCTTGCCGCGGAGCTCGCCGGCCCCGCCTCGATCGTCGCCGTCGTGGCGGTGCTGCTGCTGTCGATCCCGCTCGCGGGAACCTTCGCAGCGCTCGCCGCGCGGTACCCGGATGCCGGCGGCGTCGCCACATTCGTGCGCCTGGCGCTCGGGCGAACGGCGGCGCGCATGGCCGGCTACTGGTTCTTCTTCGGGGTGTGCGTCGGGGCGCCCGTCGTCGCCACGCTCGGCGCCCAGTACGTCGTCGGGGTGCTCGGTGGGCCGCGCTGGATGGTCGTGGTCGTCACGGTGCTCATCTTCATTCCGCCGTTCGTGTCGAATCTGTTCGGGCTGCGCGTCTCCGGCTGGGTGCAGCTCGTGCTGACGGGAGCGCTCGTCGTCATCGTTGTGGGCGTGGTCCTGGTGAGCGCGCCGCACGGCGAGCCCGCCAACTTCGAGCCGTTCCTGCCGCACGGCTGGGCCGGCGTGGGCGCCGCCGTGAGCCTCTTCGTGTGGGCGTTCGCCGGCTGGGAGGCCGTCACCCACATCGCCGGCGAATTCCGCCGGCCGCGCCGCACCATCCCCCTGGCGACGGCCATCGCCATCGCCACGGTCGGCGTCGCCTACCTCGCCCTGCAGGTGGTCACCGTCGCCGTGCTCGGGGGAGGAGAAGCCAGCGAGGTGCCCCTCCTCGACCTCGTTGCCGTGGGCGCCCCCGGCATCGGCCCCATCTCGGTCGCCGTCATCGCCGCCATCGTGTCTCTCGGCGTGCTCAACATGTACCTCGCCGCATTCGCCAAACTGGGCGCATCGCTCGGCCGCGACGGCGACCTCCCGCGATGGATGGCAGCCGGCGCCGAATCGGGCGGGGTACCCCGCCGCGCGCTCGCCGTGGTGGCGGTGCTGTGCTTCACCTACCTGGCGGCCCTCGTCATCCGGGACCTCGACCTGACCCCGTTCATCCTCATCCACACGAGCAACATGGTGGCCGTCTACGTGCTCGGGATGCTCGCCGCCGTTCGCCTGCTGGCCCGGTACACGGTCGGCTGGTGGATGGCGCTCATCTCCGTCGTGCTCGCGTGCGGCCTGGCGGTGCTCGCCGGGCCGAACCTGCTCATCCCGGCGCTCCTCGCGCTCGCCGCCGTCGCGGTCACGCTCATGCGCCGCCGCCGCACCTTCGCCAGCGCAATATCGAAGCCTCAGGTCTGA
- a CDS encoding ABC transporter substrate-binding protein: MKKITGVAATAAMLIALTGCAAGGDGGNGTDGGGDGDIVVGFSQVGAESGWRTANTIDVKAAFEEAGIELKFSDAQQKQENQIKAIRSYIQQQVDVIAFSPVVESGWDTVLKEAKDAGIPVVLTDRAVDSADTSLYVSFLGSDFIVEGERAGEWVKTEYADADKVNIVELQGTTGAAPANDRAEGLRNVIGDDPKFDIIASQTGDFTRAGGKQVMEAFLKSNPDIDLVYSHNDDMGLGAIEAIEAAGMVPGVDIKIVTVDAVKDGMQALADGKINFIVECSPLLGAQLVDVVKKVVAGETVEKRILTDETTFTQEQAIEALPDRKY; encoded by the coding sequence ATCAAGAAAATCACGGGCGTGGCCGCCACCGCCGCCATGCTCATCGCACTCACCGGCTGCGCAGCCGGCGGAGACGGCGGCAACGGAACAGACGGAGGGGGCGACGGCGACATCGTCGTCGGCTTCTCACAGGTCGGAGCCGAGAGCGGCTGGCGCACCGCCAACACCATCGATGTGAAGGCCGCGTTCGAAGAGGCCGGCATCGAACTGAAGTTCTCGGATGCCCAGCAGAAGCAGGAGAACCAGATCAAGGCGATCCGCAGCTACATCCAGCAGCAGGTCGACGTGATCGCGTTCTCCCCCGTCGTCGAGTCGGGCTGGGACACCGTGCTCAAGGAGGCCAAGGACGCCGGCATCCCCGTCGTGCTGACCGACCGCGCGGTCGACTCCGCCGACACCTCCCTCTACGTCTCCTTCCTCGGCTCCGACTTCATCGTCGAGGGCGAGCGGGCAGGCGAGTGGGTGAAGACCGAGTACGCCGACGCCGACAAGGTGAACATCGTCGAGCTGCAGGGAACCACGGGCGCCGCACCCGCCAACGACCGCGCAGAGGGTCTGCGCAACGTCATCGGCGACGACCCCAAGTTCGACATCATCGCCAGCCAGACCGGTGACTTCACGCGTGCCGGCGGCAAGCAGGTGATGGAGGCGTTCCTCAAGTCGAACCCCGACATCGATCTCGTCTACTCGCACAACGACGACATGGGTCTCGGCGCGATCGAGGCGATCGAGGCGGCCGGCATGGTTCCGGGCGTCGACATCAAGATCGTCACCGTCGACGCCGTCAAGGACGGCATGCAGGCGCTGGCCGATGGCAAGATCAACTTCATCGTCGAATGCTCGCCGCTGCTCGGCGCGCAGCTGGTCGATGTCGTGAAGAAGGTGGTCGCAGGCGAGACGGTCGAGAAGCGTATCCTGACCGACGAGACGACCTTCACCCAGGAGCAGGCCATCGAGGCTCTGCCCGACCGCAAGTACTAG
- a CDS encoding alpha-N-arabinofuranosidase, which translates to MPKARLTLDPHFTVGPVNRRLFGSFVEHLGRSVYDGIYEPGHASADAEGFRQDVIELVRELGVSAIRYPGGNFVSGFRWEDSVGPRSERPRRLDLAWHSTETNEVGLHEFSSWLEKVGSELMLAVNLGTRGTAEALELLEYSNISSGTTLSEQRIANGATDAFGVRMWCLGNEMDGPWQLGHRSADDYGKLAAQTARAMRQLDPELELVVCGSSSAQMPTFGSWERTVLEHAYDDVDYISCHAYYEEKGGDLGSFLASSVDMDRFIDAVIATADHVKAVRGSDKTINISFDEWNVWYLERYKADDKITGIDNWPIAPRLLEDAYSVADAVVFGSLLISLLKHADRVTSASLAQLVNVIAPIMTEPGGPSWRQTTFFPFAVTSRLARGSVLTPRLESERYDTAQYGTVPLIDAVATHDEESGETSVFLVNRSQDAPATVTIDVSALGAALLVSAQTLSDDDVTATNTLDDRERVGLADNDTVVVAGGEVTVTLPPVSWTAIALAGAAGGGGAGAAVVALA; encoded by the coding sequence ATGCCGAAAGCACGCCTCACCCTCGACCCGCACTTCACGGTCGGCCCCGTCAACCGCAGACTGTTCGGCTCCTTCGTCGAACACCTCGGGCGCAGCGTCTACGACGGCATATACGAACCGGGGCATGCGAGCGCGGATGCCGAGGGCTTCAGGCAGGACGTCATCGAGCTGGTCAGGGAGCTCGGTGTGTCAGCCATCCGCTACCCGGGCGGCAACTTCGTCTCCGGCTTCAGGTGGGAAGACAGCGTCGGGCCGCGCAGCGAACGCCCACGGCGACTCGACCTCGCCTGGCACAGCACCGAGACGAACGAGGTCGGCCTGCACGAGTTCTCGTCGTGGCTGGAGAAGGTCGGCAGCGAACTCATGCTCGCCGTCAACCTCGGTACGCGCGGCACTGCGGAGGCGCTCGAACTGCTCGAATACAGCAACATCTCGTCGGGCACGACACTGTCGGAGCAACGCATCGCCAACGGAGCAACGGATGCCTTCGGCGTGCGGATGTGGTGCCTCGGCAACGAGATGGACGGCCCGTGGCAGCTGGGTCACCGCAGCGCCGACGACTACGGCAAACTCGCCGCACAGACCGCGAGGGCGATGCGCCAGCTCGACCCCGAACTCGAGCTGGTCGTGTGCGGGTCGTCGAGCGCGCAGATGCCCACCTTCGGCAGCTGGGAGCGCACCGTGCTCGAGCACGCCTACGACGACGTCGACTACATCTCATGCCACGCCTACTACGAGGAGAAGGGCGGCGACCTCGGCAGCTTCCTGGCGTCATCCGTCGACATGGACCGCTTCATCGACGCCGTCATCGCGACCGCCGATCATGTGAAGGCCGTGCGCGGCAGCGACAAGACCATCAACATCTCGTTCGACGAATGGAACGTCTGGTACCTCGAGCGGTACAAGGCCGACGACAAGATCACCGGCATCGACAACTGGCCGATCGCGCCGCGCCTCCTCGAAGACGCCTACTCGGTGGCCGACGCGGTCGTGTTCGGCAGCCTGCTGATCTCGCTGCTCAAGCACGCCGACAGGGTCACCTCGGCCTCGCTGGCGCAGCTCGTCAACGTGATCGCGCCGATCATGACCGAGCCGGGCGGGCCCTCCTGGCGGCAGACGACCTTCTTTCCGTTCGCGGTGACCTCGCGGCTCGCCCGCGGCTCCGTGCTGACGCCGAGGCTCGAGTCGGAGCGTTACGACACGGCGCAGTACGGCACGGTTCCCCTCATCGACGCGGTCGCCACGCACGATGAGGAGAGTGGCGAGACATCCGTCTTTCTGGTGAACAGATCGCAGGATGCGCCGGCGACGGTGACCATCGACGTGAGCGCGCTCGGGGCGGCCTTGCTCGTGTCGGCGCAGACCCTCTCCGACGACGACGTGACCGCCACGAACACCCTCGACGATCGGGAGCGTGTCGGCCTCGCCGACAACGACACCGTCGTGGTCGCGGGCGGCGAGGTCACCGTGACCCTTCCGCCCGTCTCGTGGACGGCGATCGCGCTCGCTGGTGCTGCTGGTGGCGGTGGCGCCGGTGCCGCGGTCGTCGCCCTCGCATGA
- a CDS encoding ABC transporter permease: MNPTATSVMGRAFHSRLFWPIVTLLALFVLNVAVSPSFLSIRVQDGHLFGSLIDILRNGAPTLLVALGMTVVIATRGIDLSVGAVVAIAGALACTIIADSPEPGSIGTVLLACGVALAFSLVLGIWNGLLVAVFGIQPIIATLILMTAGRGIAMLITEGQIITVTSAPYKVIGGGYWFGLPASILIAGAMFVIAGLLTRKTALGMLIESVGINPEASRLAGVRARSITWTVYIFCALCAGVAGLMISSNVTAADANNAGLWIEMDAILAVVIGGTSLAGGRYSLTGTLVGAFIIQTLTTTVYTVGIAPEITLVFKALVVIAVCLLQSPAMRERLRRRRSVMTTAKAVTR, from the coding sequence ATGAACCCCACCGCCACATCGGTCATGGGCCGCGCATTCCACAGCCGGCTGTTCTGGCCGATCGTCACACTGCTGGCACTCTTCGTGCTCAATGTCGCGGTGTCGCCGTCGTTCCTCTCCATCCGGGTGCAGGACGGCCACCTCTTCGGCAGCCTCATCGACATCCTGCGCAACGGGGCGCCCACGCTCCTCGTCGCGCTCGGCATGACCGTCGTCATCGCGACGCGCGGAATCGACCTCTCCGTCGGCGCCGTCGTCGCGATCGCGGGCGCGCTCGCCTGCACGATCATCGCCGACTCCCCCGAGCCGGGAAGCATCGGCACGGTTCTGCTCGCCTGCGGGGTCGCGCTCGCCTTCTCGCTCGTTCTCGGAATCTGGAACGGCCTGCTCGTCGCCGTGTTCGGCATCCAGCCCATCATCGCGACGCTCATCCTGATGACGGCGGGCCGCGGCATCGCCATGCTCATCACCGAGGGCCAGATCATCACCGTCACGAGTGCGCCGTACAAGGTCATCGGCGGCGGCTACTGGTTCGGGCTGCCGGCATCCATCCTCATCGCGGGCGCCATGTTCGTGATCGCGGGGCTTCTCACGCGCAAGACGGCGCTCGGGATGCTCATCGAATCGGTCGGCATCAACCCGGAGGCCAGTCGCCTGGCCGGTGTGCGCGCCCGCAGCATCACCTGGACGGTGTACATCTTCTGCGCGCTCTGCGCCGGCGTCGCCGGGCTCATGATCAGCTCCAATGTGACGGCGGCGGATGCCAACAATGCCGGCCTCTGGATAGAGATGGACGCCATCCTCGCGGTCGTCATCGGTGGCACGTCGCTCGCCGGGGGCCGCTACTCGCTCACGGGAACCCTCGTCGGCGCCTTCATCATCCAGACCCTCACGACCACCGTGTACACGGTCGGGATCGCCCCCGAGATCACGCTCGTGTTCAAGGCGCTCGTCGTCATCGCGGTGTGCCTGCTCCAGTCCCCGGCGATGCGCGAACGCCTGCGCCGCCGCAGATCCGTCATGACGACAGCGAAGGCGGTCACCCGATGA
- a CDS encoding FAD-binding protein, with amino-acid sequence MTHNWAGNLAYGATRLHTPSTVDEVRMLVAGATRIRALGTRHSFNTIADTRHELLSTERLDAPARIDEASRTATVGAGTRYGVLARQLDDAGWALAAMASLPHISVGGAIATGTHGSGDRSGSLATAVSALELVTASGDLVTLRRGDPDFAGAVVSLGALGVVTAVTLDIEPAYDVEQHVYERMPWAALTTHLDEITGAAHSVSLFTTWSDPDTIDQLWLKRRGDRDAPLPAELFGALPATEQRHPLPGVPAQNCTPQLGVPGRWLDRLPHFRLEFTPSNGEELQSEYLVPREHAVAALSAVRALSPRIAPLLFVSEVRTIAADELWLSEAHGGDMVGLHFTWKPRQREVEALLPTLEAALAPFGARPHWGKLFAAGDLSSLYPRASDFAKLRARLDPERKFGNEFLERHLPG; translated from the coding sequence ATGACACACAACTGGGCGGGCAACTTGGCCTACGGGGCGACGCGGCTGCACACGCCGTCGACGGTCGATGAGGTGCGGATGCTCGTCGCCGGCGCCACCCGCATCCGTGCCCTCGGCACGCGCCACTCCTTCAACACCATTGCCGACACCCGGCACGAGCTGCTGTCGACCGAGCGGCTCGACGCGCCCGCGCGCATCGACGAGGCATCCCGCACCGCAACGGTGGGCGCCGGAACGCGCTACGGGGTGCTCGCCCGGCAGCTCGACGACGCGGGGTGGGCGCTCGCCGCGATGGCCTCCCTGCCGCACATCTCCGTCGGCGGTGCCATCGCCACGGGCACACACGGATCGGGCGATCGCAGCGGCAGCCTCGCCACGGCGGTCTCCGCGCTCGAGCTGGTGACGGCATCCGGAGATCTCGTCACGCTGCGTCGCGGCGACCCCGACTTCGCGGGCGCCGTCGTCTCGCTCGGTGCCCTCGGCGTCGTCACCGCGGTCACCCTCGACATCGAGCCCGCCTACGACGTCGAGCAGCATGTGTACGAGCGGATGCCGTGGGCTGCGCTCACGACGCATCTCGACGAGATCACGGGCGCGGCCCACAGCGTCAGCCTGTTCACCACCTGGAGCGACCCCGACACGATCGACCAGCTGTGGCTGAAGCGGCGCGGGGATCGCGACGCACCGCTGCCGGCGGAACTCTTCGGGGCTCTGCCTGCGACGGAGCAGCGGCACCCGCTGCCGGGCGTGCCTGCTCAGAACTGCACCCCGCAGCTGGGTGTTCCGGGGCGCTGGCTCGACCGGCTGCCCCACTTCAGGCTCGAGTTCACGCCCTCGAACGGCGAGGAACTGCAGAGCGAATACCTCGTGCCGCGCGAGCATGCCGTCGCCGCGCTGTCGGCCGTGCGCGCGCTGTCGCCGCGCATCGCGCCGCTGCTGTTCGTCTCCGAGGTGCGCACGATCGCGGCCGACGAGCTGTGGCTGAGCGAGGCCCACGGCGGCGACATGGTCGGGCTGCACTTCACCTGGAAGCCGCGCCAGCGCGAGGTCGAAGCGCTGCTGCCCACGCTGGAGGCGGCGCTTGCGCCCTTCGGCGCGCGGCCGCACTGGGGCAAGCTGTTCGCGGCCGGCGATCTCTCGTCGCTGTACCCGCGGGCATCCGACTTCGCGAAGCTCCGCGCGCGGCTCGACCCGGAGCGCAAGTTCGGCAACGAGTTCCTCGAGCGGCATCTGCCCGGGTGA
- a CDS encoding LacI family DNA-binding transcriptional regulator has protein sequence MSRDDKARVANIFDVARLAGVSHQTVSRVVNELPNVRPATRKRVEDAIRQLRYRPSTTARALVTRRSRTIGIITTGSPDYGPSSTLQSLTEAAREARYNVSISSMLEADPESMRGAVETLLSQNIEAMVLIAAHRTALDAMQGFELGVPLVAVDSSARPGFHSVSIDQFHGARIATEYLIGLGHRDIVHLAGPEHSMDAAERLRGWRHALSQAGLVARDPFVGDWSPQSGHRFGQEAADAPSFTAVFSSNDQMALGAMFAFAERGIRVPDDVSIVGFDDIPESAYFSPPLTTVHQDFAALGSDIMATVLELLADGEVEPEPVPHTAPTLVARLSAAPPSTPLR, from the coding sequence GTGAGCAGAGACGACAAGGCGCGCGTCGCCAACATCTTCGACGTCGCCCGGCTGGCGGGCGTGTCACACCAGACGGTGTCGCGCGTCGTCAACGAGCTGCCCAATGTGCGCCCGGCGACGCGAAAGCGGGTCGAGGATGCCATCCGGCAGTTGCGCTATCGCCCCAGCACGACGGCGCGGGCACTCGTCACCCGGCGCTCGCGCACGATCGGCATCATCACGACGGGCAGCCCCGACTATGGCCCGTCGAGCACGCTGCAGTCGCTCACGGAGGCCGCCCGCGAGGCCCGCTACAACGTGAGCATCTCGAGCATGCTCGAGGCCGACCCGGAGTCGATGCGGGGCGCCGTCGAGACGCTGCTCTCACAGAACATCGAGGCGATGGTGCTCATCGCCGCGCATCGCACCGCGCTCGACGCCATGCAGGGCTTCGAGTTGGGGGTTCCGCTGGTCGCGGTCGACAGCAGCGCGCGGCCGGGCTTCCACAGTGTCTCGATCGACCAGTTCCACGGGGCCAGGATCGCCACCGAGTACCTCATCGGGCTCGGCCACCGCGACATCGTGCATCTCGCCGGCCCAGAGCATTCGATGGATGCCGCAGAGCGACTGCGCGGATGGCGGCACGCTCTCTCGCAGGCGGGTCTTGTGGCGCGCGACCCGTTCGTGGGCGACTGGTCGCCGCAGAGCGGGCACCGCTTCGGGCAGGAGGCGGCGGATGCTCCCAGCTTCACCGCCGTGTTCAGCTCCAATGACCAGATGGCGCTGGGGGCGATGTTCGCCTTCGCGGAGCGGGGCATCCGGGTGCCGGATGATGTGAGCATCGTCGGCTTCGACGACATCCCGGAGTCCGCTTATTTCAGTCCGCCGCTCACGACCGTGCACCAGGACTTCGCTGCGCTCGGTTCTGACATCATGGCGACGGTGCTCGAGCTGCTCGCCGACGGCGAGGTCGAGCCGGAGCCCGTGCCGCACACCGCGCCGACACTCGTCGCCCGGCTGTCGGCCGCACCGCCCAGCACGCCCCTGCGCTGA